A region of the Mus musculus strain C57BL/6J chromosome X, GRCm38.p6 C57BL/6J genome:
gtggggaccCTTGAACTTTTTGTCACAGGAGacgattttctgaacagaacactccaggctctaagatcaacagtcaGTGGGACCTAATAAACTgagaggcttctgtaaggcaaaggacagtcaTTCAGAAAACGTggcagcccacagaatgggaaaagatattcTCCAACGCTGAATATAcagagggccaatatccaaaatatataaagtgcTCAAGAAATTCaaattcagaaaaccaaataatccaattaaaaagtaggtacagatctaaacagaattctcagtagaaaaaacacaaacagcagagagacacttaaagaaatgttcagaatccttatccattaggaaaatgcaaatcaaaaccatgaggttccatcttatacttgtcagaatggctaagatcaacaaaataAATGACAGTTCAtggaataaaaagaggaaaacctatccattgctggtgggagtgcaaacatgTACAGTCACTATAAAATCAGGGTGACAGTTCCTCAGGAAGGTGGGTGTTGACCTAGTTCAAagtccagctatactactcttgagtATTTATctaaaggatgcttcatcctgtCATAAGGACCTTTACTCAACcatgttaattgctgctgtattcataatagcaagaacttggaaacaaaccagatgttgttcaacagaagaatggataaaggaaatatggtacatttacacaatggggaattactcagctcttaaaaatgacatcataaaatttgcagtcaAATGGACAGAACTTAGGAATACATGAGTGAGGCATtgcagatccagaaagacaaatgtagtATATATTCActtgtatgtgtatattagcTGTGAAGTTAATGATACCTAAGGAACACAGACTATAGTAGTATTAACAGTATTATAGTAGGTGTACTATAAGTGCTAGAGGAGACAAATGCTTCTCAttagaaaagggagacagaataaATAATTACTGATAGATATGTAGAGCTAGAATGGAAGAatcaagagggaaggagaggggatagGAGAGAGTGTGAGGAAATACGGGGAAAGGCACCTAACATTAGGGGGCATTTGAGTGGTAgtcgtatatgtatgtatgtatgtatgtatgtatgtatgtatgtatgtatgtatgcaaatgTAAGCGAAATTGTCATATAATAGGAAAGAGTCCCAACTGGCATCTCTTGCCACCAAATGGACCTTTTGGTACCAGaactgggttacatctaattgtgTTGTTGGCCatgggaatccccaaacaacccggTTGGTTGCTAAGACTACAGACTGCATTCCAAAATGAGAGCAAGGCTCACTGTTGAAGACACCTGCAcgactctccctccctctccccactgttatTTCTGTAAAACATGGAAAAGtaagtgtctgcatgtgtgtacataggaTGGCATGTGACTGCATTAGGACGGCATACAGGACAGTGCACATTCAAACTGAATGTGGTATATGTTGGCCATCCACTCATTATCTATAATAATATGCATTCTTTATTCTTGTTGTAGAATTTTATGTGATATGCCTTCTAGATACTCCTCCGAATGAAATCCTGCCCACCTGGCCATGGCgtcaagaaggagaaaggagctgATTGTAACCTTCTCAGGCATCTTGACTGAAAAACATATCCTTTTTAGTGACGAGGGTTCAGATGTTTGTTGGATACAGCAGGCACAGGAAGGCAGAAATCACAATGTTCGAATCCATATGTGGAAAGTGAAAACTTTCCTTCTATAGAAGACAAGCATCTTATCTTCCCTCATCCAATACctgatcaggttcccctctgccccccccactcccctcttccatcaacttttcctcccaggtccctccccccCAATTGTAATTGCTTTCTgacagccagcagaaagaatggaaatagggagataggaggttggggggcccctccagaatgcaccagagatcttggaggtgagagactctcaggatccAAAGCAAGGGACCTTAGATGCtgtgcccaacagtagggagagggaacttatagagcccacctccagcaggaagacagggcatcaagtgtgggatggggttgccatccaacaGTGATACCTCTGTCCCAtagttgtttctgtctgaaataattacagggatggaaatggagaggagcctgaggaaaagaaggtccattgataggcctaaagtgggatccagctcaaggggagaccccaaggcctgacactattactgaggctatggagtgcttacAAAAATGGATCtagcatgactgctctctgaaagacccaataagcagctgaaaaaaatcagagacagaTATTTgcacaaaacaaatgaatagaaGCAGCTAACCActtttgttgaattagggaaagcttggagaagctgaggagaagggtgatcctgtaggaggatcagcagtctcaattaatctggacccctgggatCTCTCAAACAATGGATAATCAAACAGACaggatacaccagctgatatgaggcccccaacacaataCAGTAGAGGAATCCTGGgactctgttcaatcagagatgatgcacttaatcctcaagagactggaggtcccagggaatttagaggtcaggtgtggtggtggagtggggacatccacgtggagacagggggatgagGAGGTGGTGTAGGATTGGCAGCAGTGAGGGAATAttatatggagtgtaaaatattaattaattaaaaaagaaaaaataataatcttatgTAGTGGCATTAGTCACTAGACACTTACCATAACTGCTTCTAAATTGCAGACACTCAAATTGTACTTCAGAATATTTTTGCtttgggacagagagagagggctcagccaaAAGACTCTTACAGAGCAAGCCTGACCATCTGAGTTGGGTCCTTTTAACCCATataaaaatggaaggagagagtcCATCAGAAGTAGGTAGGATGATGATAAGTACCAAATACCGTTGTAGAAGGGGCTGAAGTTCTAGTGGGTCTTAAAGTCATTTACATTTATTACATACTACTACCTCTACATGCATTTCtgatgtgcttatgtgtgtgtacatgccactaTGCGCATGCTAAACAATACATTTGTCTAGCTGGTTATCtcctaataagtggatattagcccaaatgtacAGAACCCCTAGGATAAAACACATAGActataagaagtttaacaagaaagaaggcccaagtaatgatgcttcaatcccacttagaagggggaagaaaataatcactggaggcagagggagagagggatctgagTGAAAGAGGGTCAGGGGAGAAGAAAAATGGGGGGCAGTGCcccagaccctctgggcccctttgtctgtgtggatcGGGTTTCTAGTCGCAGGTGTGCAAAGCAttggatggaatgacagacagatgcacacaggagacgTTGTGTAGAGTCtgtatgtaatttgtcaaattgagcatcaaactttttatacagaagaaaatagggaagttaggtgacatattagcaaggtacaaatgaggttaccggatgcttaatgactcttacacaaaacagaggaatgtaaacacaaagactttCAAGAACTGGGCAACAAAATAACtcagacaaagtcagccctatctaaggtcagctatagtcttagaagccaggtgtgaggtctttacactcctagggcaagggctttcacacctaACACATgcttctaattagggagttccgttctagctaaccatctcatgaataatgcaatactctaaaaccacaggcCGATCTACTTCATAAaacattgtaaattcctgtatatgggagcaaattggcttttattctaaatgATAGTCTAATACCAGTGGCAATTCTGAAtatcactgaataggcaacattcttacttaattctaagcccatggtcagctcaaggactttctaggacgttggaacattggtgaaggcttagctatgtcagaattcaatcttaaaaggaacttataataagataatactaaaagagagcacatggatccatacaccagactaactcaggAAGaaggtatgagtatatgggttaatgaaaATGCCAGAACACCaggaggtgagcttccgtgaaactctttgcctcgtgagtgcttccaggcctatTGGCTTGCCAAGAAGATTTCATGGGAGTGTGCGTGgcagggcaggatcaggtattggggagacaggagacaggtcCAGAAAGCCAGGAGAATGGAAATATGCTACTGCTGGGGTGGAAATGGAGGGGGGAACCTCTAGAATGTCCAAGAGCCACGGGATGTGAGTCTCCCAGGACTCAATactgatgactttagctgaaatgcccaacactaGGGAGATAGAACCTAAAGTGACCACCTCCATTAGATAGATATTGTCTGCCTTGGAGAGGTAGGGTGCCCAAACCACTTTTAAAAGTTTTGATCCAGAATTGGtcccatctaaaagaaatgcaggaacaaaagtggagcaggaactgaaggaaaggttGTTCAGTTACCAGCCCAATTGGGGTCCATCCCATGGTGGGCACCCACCCctgacattattgctgatgccatgttatgcttgtagacaggagcctggcatggctgtcctgtgagaggctctaccagcagctgactgagacagttgcagatacttacagccaagtATTGGACTGAGCTTgcggaccccaatggaagagttagggaaaggaatgAAGATAATGAAGGGGATGGGAACCCCATAGAAATactaacagtgtcaactaacctgaatccctcagagctcccagagaccaagctaccaaccaaagagcatacacaggttggtccaaggcccctggaatatatgtagcataggactgccttgtctggtctcagtgagaaaggccatacctaatcctgtagagaattGATGCCCCAGGGAGGGGGGAATGCctagggggagtggggagggaagggtacTGTGAGgcaggcaacatttgggatgcaattatataattaaaaatatcaccCTGATGGGGGCATCTCTAGGACCTTCCATATACGCAGGATggtggaggctcccaggagtctctACGGGGGCAATATTagttgagactcctagcagtgggactatggaacctgaagtggtcacctcctgtagccagacaggatcCTTGGTGGTGGAATAAGGACACTGgtccacctacaaaactttcaaccccaaatttgtcctgtctataagaaatgcagggacaaaagatggagcagagactgaaggaatggccaagcaataaaAAGGCCAACTTGATACACATCCAGTGGACAAACACCAATCCTTGAAACtataatgatactctgttatgcttgcagacaggagcatagcattactgtcctctgagagactctatccagcagctgactgaaacagatgcagaaacctatGGCCAAACACTGAATGGTGGTCGGGATCTCTTACAGAAGAGGTagggaaggattgaaggtcctgaaggggataggaacttcgCAGGAAGagcaatagagtcaactaatcttTGGCAGTTCCCGGAAAAtcaactaccaaccaaagaacacacatgactggacctaggcctctgtgatcatatgtagcagatatgcagcttcaTGCTGGTCCACCAACAACTGGAGGAGGGCCTTTCCATAATCTATTGCCTGTCTGTGAAATCTGTTCCACAACaggcctgccttgtctggcctcagagagaCAGCATGCACCTAGCTATGCAGAGACCTGATGTATAAGGACTTGGGGCTACTGAGGGGGGCTCCACCCTCTCAAATGAGCACGGGAGGGGattgggatgaagaactgtgtgAGGGAGAGGCCTGGGAGGACACAGGGCAGAATCTGGATGTAAACTGAATATATAAACTACCAAAAATATAATTAGGTTTTATGCTGACTTAATAAAGTTTTCGTATAGGTTCTTCTCagatccatgacctcactaggCCTGGATAGTTGGCTTCCTTTGTCACCTGATTtgttaaaataaattacatattttatgttcattagtgctctgttttcagacacaccagaagagtgcatcagatcccattatagatggttgtgagtcaccatgtgagtgGTGGgacttgaacacaggacctctggatgatcagacagtgctcttcaccactgaaccatctgtccAACACTTTTACCTGATTTTTACTAGTAGACTATTTCTTACTATCTACTGAGTTtgactttggtttgtttttacaaATTCCTGTGTTGCATAATAAGTCATTTGTTTGCACTCTTTTCTTTGTTAAATATTGACTATATGTAACTGTAGGCTATAAAGTTTCCCCTTAAAAGTGCTTTTACTGTTTCTTAAAGGGTTTGCCGTGTTGTGATTCTGGTTTTCTCAGTTCTAAGAATACTTAAATTTCTTGTTTGACCCACTTATCATTCAGTAATGAACTGTTAATCTCCATGAGTGTATATACTTAGTAGAGTTTTGTTTACTGTTGATCTTAAGGATATTGCACAATGGCTGGGCAGGATATGTGGAATGGCAGGATATGTGGAATTATTTCAAGTTTTCTGCATTTATTAAGGTTTGTGTTGCATTAGGTGCTCCACTGTGGAGAAGGTCCATTGTGCTGCGTTGTAGCATGCATATTTGTGTATTCTTGGTGTTTGAGTTGAATACTATGTAGATAtctcttaggtccatttgataAAGAGGGCATtgaagtctgtttttttttttttgttttttgttttgttttttggtttttcgagacagggtttctctgtatagccctggctgtcctggaactaacttggtagaccaggctggcctcgaactcagaaatctgcctgcctctgccacccgagtgctgggattaaaggcatgcgccaccacgccagctTGGGCATTGAATTCTGAAGTAtctgtttgtatatttttggtcCAGATGTCCCGTCTATAGGAGAAACTGGAGTGCTGAAATTGCCTCCTATTATACAGTTTGTGTTTATCTGGAGTTTTTATTCCATTAATATGCTTTTATGAAATTGGGTGCACCAGAGTTTTGTGCATATTTGCTTAGTactatagtattttattaattgatTGATCCCTTGATTAAAATGAAGTAACTTTGTCTACAGTTACTGCTTCAGGCACTATATGGAAAAGGAGTGGGCACAGTGGACAGCCCTGACTTGTTTATGTTTTTAGAGGGACTGCTTCACAGTGTTCTCCATTTGGGATAATGCTGACTGTGGGCTGTGGGGAAAGCCATTCCTTTGTAATAtgacttaaaattaatttttataaatgattAAGAAGAAAACATAAGGAGAATATGCAGTGAAAATCTTAATTCTGGTCCCAAGGTCCATTGAACATTGCCTTGCCCCAAGAAATGTGTCAGTCATTGTGAGCAGGGCATTATTGACAGAGCAGTCCTCAGAATGCAAAGTCTACATAGCATTAAGGGGCCAGTGGAGGCATAAAATATTTGAGTAGAGAAGCCTTCCTAAAAGAAGCACTTGGGATCCATTTAAAGAGCACCATAAACTCTAATCACATGCAGACTGTTTTGCTATTATTCATAAGAATATTGGTGGAAAACAAGCTCTTGGGTCTTTGGAGAAAGAGCACATATAGGAAGAGTTTCAACTCTAATGCTTTCCtttaataaataattgaaatgttATGGGTTTATTGTAAAGAGATCCCAGGTTAGAATGACTaaggaagacagaggagaaaattttgAAGTGGTTTGCCATATTTTTTTTGTAGAGAAACAACTGCCTAGTAGAGGTGTGTCTAGATATAATTGAAAGCCCAGGTATCCAGAGAAATGCACGTTTCAAGAGTCAAACATATCCAGGAGTAAGCAATGCCAGGGGGTGGGGATCATCATACTTTAGTGGGGATATTTAGTACATCCCTTTGGTGATGTACTTCCTGCCTTGAACACTGGGCTCCAACATTCTGTTCTTACCTCACTTCCCCCTCAGTTTCCTGAGGAATTCAAAGGGTTTGGCTGCCCTGGTTGCTGAGTCTCTAGCAACAGCTGAATCAAGGTGCATATTTGGGTCTCTTCTTGGATAAACACTTCTTTGTCCCTTCCTGTCTGAGGTAGGTTCTTCCTTAGGGATGTCCCAGAAAACTAAACCTTAAATGATAGAAAAGTTAGCCTGTATAGACCAACCTGTGCCTTTCTTGTGTCTCCAGCATTCCTCAGAATTCCTCCTTGGAAGTGTTCTTTGAGCTAAACCGTCACTGGGCAATTACTTATGAAACCAAGAAATTATAACCCTTTTATGTCTGACAGACTGTATGTCACTCTTTGTGAGGGAAGTAGTATACCTCTTAGCTTCACAAACTTTGAAACTTCCTATTTGCCTTGAGATTTCCTCCATCCTCAGTGACACCAAATGATCTCTGTCCGAGGGGCTACTTTAAAACTTCCTCTTGGATGAAGACACAGTCTTCAAGGTCCCAGAGACACCTTAATGTCTACTCACTAAAAGGTTTCTGAAGGATTTAGCTTGAGGATCCTGGTTAGTGTATCTTGAGATGTGCCAAGGTCTTTGACCTTCTGTGACAGTAGGTCCTGTAGATGTGGAGATTCTAGGTCTTTTATCTAAACTACCCTAGAAATAGCCCAGCAGGTCATACTCTACTTAACATGTACACCCCCTTTCAGCACAGCATAGCCATATAGCCATTTCCTAGGTCCCTGGAAACCATCAGTTGGGACAGGGGGACTATTAAATCTGTGGCAATCCTCTCACCAAGTATATATTGGACACACCACATCAAAATCTACACATGATGCAGTGCACTGTACTACAAAATGGTGATCTAAATTCCTTAAAAGGCAGGTACAGGAGAAGTGTTTGGGTTCATGGTTTCTCTGTTAACCTTAGCAACCTAGCTATATTCTGTCTTCAGGGGAAAAACGTAAGAGTAGGTAATGAAGTAGACACATGTATTTAAGTTTCAGCAGTTGCCCAGAACTGTCTTTTATTAAAAAGTTTATAGTGTCTATTACGttttacatctatttatttactcgTTTACTTACTCTAAGAATCCCTCCAATTGCAGTCTCCCTCTGTTCTCTTCCAagtcctccccccacctcccttcttcccccatccactcctcctctgtttctcttcagaaaagggcagccctcccatggatatcaaccagtcttaccatatcaagttgcagtaagactaggcatatcctctGTTAAGGCTAGAGGTAACTCAGGAGGAAAGAGTCCCAAAGGcaggtaacagaatcacagacagcccctgctcctgctgttaggagtcctacaTGAAGTTCAAGCTCAACTGTTATATTTGCACAGGGCTTGACTCAATTCCAAGCACAGTCCCTGGATGGTGGTTCAGTCTCCATGAACCCCTATGGACCAAAGTTATTTGATTCTTAAGGTTTCTTCTAGTGTCCTTGAACCTTCTGGCTCCTAcagcccttcctccccctcttttcaGGATTCCCTAAGctatgcctaatgtttggctgtgggtctgtgcatctgtttccattagtgctgggtgaagcctctctgtgcctattatttttgtaataaaataaaaagtcaaagcaTTTATTTACTAGGGAAGGTTAAATTCTGGAAATGTTAAGCAATCACCCAGAGCTGGAAGAGACTTCAGGAAAGGATCATGGGAGGCAACATATAGTAAAAGTATGATGGTTTAAGTCACACGTGTGTCTGCTTATCAAATATGGTTAATTCATCATATTTCTCTGTTTTCCTATTCATTTCCACATGAGTGAAGCTTTATGACGTCTCTCttctactattttcttttttggcaaAACTAGGGAATTAATGTAAGGGCCACTCACATGttacataagaatcctactactAAGCTACAATTTAAATCCTGATTGagtctttgagacaggatttaaTTATATATTACCCAGACTGGCCTAGATCATTCTTTATAGTTACTCAGACAGGCATTGAACATATgacccttctacctcagcctcccaactacCCTGTGTTACAGGCATAAGAAGGGAACTCTGGCTTTTCTTCCAAAAACAAATTCACTCTAGGTAACAACAAACTAGTCACTAATGGGTCTTGTAAAACACTAGGAGCTATTCCTAATCTCTGCTTGTATTTGGTGCTTGGTGTACCTTCTTCTTCTGAACTCCTCACCACCCATCTTCTAGGGACAACTGCTGCTTTCATATCTTCTATGAAATCAGTTTTCACTTTCCTTGCCTGAGTGAGAATATGTGCTTGCCCCATTCAATAAGTTTCTATTTCCTTTAATCTCAATGAACACTTCAGGGCAACTAATCAGGACAGACTCTCACTCTCAAAGACTCAGGATACCTTCATACATGTTTATGCATGTTCATAGAATCTAATTGATTCCTAACCACCAACTCTCCCATAGACCTAGTCAAGGATAGATGATCTCAGGGTGAAACGGTGTACAAGAAATATCAGCTACTGACTCTTACTGTGTATGTGCAACCCCTTCGTTCACAGGACATTTGGTTTTATGCTTGAAGAAGATAAGATTGTGTCTTTTCAAAATCACACTGACATGGAAACAGTGAGTTCCTGTGAAAAGGTCCCCATGGAAGTGCTTTATGAACCAAAGAATATCTGCAAGGTGAGGGGGCCATAGTGgggtggacagaagcagctgagtgACCAAGGGCCACTGTAGAATGACTTACCAGAAGGTGGAAATCAGAGGCACTTGGGACAAGGACTACAGTCTCCACTGGTCCTCCATAAGTCTCAGGATGTCTCTCCATGCACAAATGGTCCATGAGTCCTTCTACAGCCTTCATTAGGACTTCAGATTAGTGACGTAGTACTACATTCATTTGGTGACACTCAGTCCCTTGTAAGTGGGGGAGGAGAACACATGAGCAGCATTGAGAATTTCTAGTGGCTGTGGAAAAGGCTGTCTCTCCCTTAACCCTCTTATTTCCCAGGACTGATTGTGTTGATTCTCTGGTGGATCACAAAGGTCCTCCACCACAGAGGGCATTCTGGGATGAATGGTACACACATCCAGCAGAACAGTTTCCAGAGTTTTCATTCCCTTCTTTTCCAGGCCTTCCAGGATATTTCTACATACTTCTCTGATGAAGAGTGGGGAAAGCTGACTCAATGGCAGAAAAGTGCCTACGTGTACATGAAAAGAAACTACATCAGAATGACTGACCTAGGTAAGATGAAATCTGGGTtcagaccagtctggtggttcccaGTTTGTTTGCTATGCCACATCTTCTCAAACTGTAGCAGGGCCCTCTCCCATGATACCTTTCTTTCCTGAGAAATGTCAAGGTGCTTGTCGAGCCTGCAGCTGCTCTTTTCCACCCTTTGCAGAGCTGACAGCATAGATCATAGGCAATAGAGTGCTGGCCTCTTATGGGCCTTAAGATCTGGGCTGTAGCCCAGTTTCTAGCACCATTTCCCCTCGTTGTGCTGCCTGTTAAAGAACAAACACTCTGCTTCCTCTTAGGGGTCACCGTGAACCAACCAGTTTTCATGCGTGGCAAGGAGCAGGACAAGCAATCCCTGGTCGAAGGCATTGAAGATCATGACAGTGATGGTGAGTGATCAGGGAGGGGCTATGAAAGTTCACCTTCTCAGTCAGGATGCATGCTAAAGTGATAGGCAGCTCTTTTCTTGTTCAGATCAGGGTTGTGTGGAACAGAGCTCACTCTGAGGATTATGTAGAAGATCCTGTCATGCACAATTCTAAAACATTATTGTGTACATTATACTGGATAATAAGTAAATGGCCAATGTGTAACACCTTCAAAGAGAGTCAGAATATCCTGTGTCCTACCATCTTGTGAGGGG
Encoded here:
- the Ssxb9 gene encoding synovial sarcoma, X member B, breakpoint 9 isoform X2, translating into MLEEDKIVSFQNHTDMETVSSCEKVPMEVLYEPKNICKAFQDISTYFSDEEWGKLTQWQKSAYVYMKRNYIRMTDLGVTVNQPVFMRGKEQDKQSLVEGIEDHDSDDECFEGSFGVTPRKRMKLTSVTISIHNVEGSLASVKNDSNLAETSGIRVNVWSHRLRERKYRVIYEEISDPEEEEDDDY
- the Ssxb9 gene encoding synovial sarcoma, X member B, breakpoint 9 isoform X1; translated protein: MLEEDKIVSFQNHTDMETVSSCEKVPMEVLYEPKNICKAFQDISTYFSDEEWGKLTQWQKSAYVYMKRNYIRMTDLGVTVNQPVFMRGKEQDKQSLVEGIEDHDSDETSGIRVNVWSHRLRERKYRVIYEEISDPEEEEDDDY